The stretch of DNA CCAAGCAATCCTGTCTCGCCAAACGCTAGACTATCTTCGCTAAACATCGACGCGTCCATAGCGCGAAACCCGCTATAGCCCAAAGCGCGGGCCATATAGTTCAAAAACGCACGATCGACACCACCAGAGTTATAGGCCGTGTTCAGCTTTTCATAAAACTGACGCGGGGACAGACCATGACTATTTCCAAATTGCGGGTTGGAACCAAGATAGCGAATCGGGCGCGGAGTTTCAAAGCTCGGCACATTAAACAATGTGATATCGCTTGGTCCGCACATGCGCGTGATCGCTCCGGCGACCATGCGCGCTGGTTCTGGCGCTGACACTGTGGCTTGCGGCGCTGCTACAACTGGCTCGGGGACAGCAATAGGCTCTGGCATCGGATCTGGTTCTGGAGCAGGCTCGGGTTCTGGCTGCACTGGACAGGCCGAAAGTGAGGCCGCGACACTACCGTCCCAACAATCAATTTTGGTCGGGCAAGCTGCTTGATTTGCAGCCTCTGTCCCGTCCCAACAGGACACCATTTGAACGGCAGGGTCTGGTACATCAACGGGTGCGGCGAGATTATCACCACCGGCGAAACAACGGCTTAGCAACAACAGCGCAAGCAAAGCCAGAAGCCCCAGCAATACCCATTTCAGCCATCCCCAAATACCAGCGCCAGTGGCCCCTGTGGCAGCAGCCGTCGCCGCCGTGGTCGCCGCAACGGGCGCAGCTGCAACAGCAGGAGCCGCCGCTGCAACAGCCGCCGCGGCAATTGGTGCAGCCACAGCCGCAGCCGCAACTTTTTTCAAACAAGACCGTCCCACCTCACGGCCCGTTTCGTCATAAAGGACATCCAGATAATGAGCCCCTTTGGTAATCCGTTTATAATAACGCTCGTCATCTTTGAGACGCAGAACACCCGATAATTCTTGGTCGCGGTCTTTGGCGCTAATGAAGCCTTCACTACGAAGGCGTACGTCACCGTCATCATCGTAAAGCGCAAAATAAAATTTACCGTTCTCATGACGGAACAAGGCAACATTATTGGCTTTGTCATTCACATCGCGGTCATGATATTCTTTACACGCGAGGTAATCATCGTCCTTATCACGCTTATCTTTTGTTGGAGCCGCTTTCGCTGCCGCCGCGATAACGGGAGCCGCAGCCGCGATGGGGGCCGCTTTAGGTTTGGATTTCGGCTTGGCGGCCGCTTTACGCTTACCCAAAAGATATGCCGCGCCTGTCGCCGCTGCAGCAGCAGAGCCGTACCAGACGGACCGCGCAACTTCTTTACCGTTACCCGCTTTAATGCGGTAATCATGCTTGCCGTTCTTTAAGCTACGATAATCATAACGCTTTTCCAGCTTCATGTTTTTTTCGGTCGAGGCCCGTCCTGTTTCGCGCGCCGCCTTCGTTGGATAGCTTTCTGAAATCAGGACAATCTTGCCTGCACGGTTATAGGTAAAGTAATGGGCGCCATTATGCTCAAAGGTATCAAAACCGTCTTTGACTTTATTGCCGTGCTTTTCATAAAAGGCGAGTGGATGGTAATTATCCTCAACATTCGCCGCTTTGGGCTTAGCCACTTTGGATTGGGCCGCTTTCGCTTTTGCAGGCTTGGCTTCAACCTCGCCGCGAAGCGCTGCCGCTCCAGCAAGCGCCGCAGCGGAACTTCCATACCAAATTGACGTCGCAATTTCTTGGCGGTTACCGGCGTTCAAATCGAAATAATATTTTCCATTTTTATGGCGGTGATGCTCATAGCGCTCTTTGATAGGCATGTTTTTCTTAACAGACACAATGCCGTTATCGCGAGCCGCCTTGGAGGTATAACTCTCGGAAATAAGAACAATCTTGCCGGATTTATTATAGGTGAAATAATGCGCGTCATCGTCGCTAAAGCTGCCAAATCCGTCTTGCAGCTTGGCAGAGCGTTGTTGATAAAAAGCGAGCGGTTTGTAATTTTCAATGCGTCCGTCAGTTTTAGTTTTTTTAGGAGCCGCTTTTGCTTTCGTGGCTTTTGCTTTGGCTGGCTTAGTCGGGGCTTTCCCCATCACGCGGTCAGCCATCTCTTGCGCTGACTTTTCCGTGCGCGCGTTGGGGCCGACAGCAATTTCTTGTCCATTACCTGCAAAAAGTCCGTAACGATATTGCGATCCATTTTTAGAAATACGGTAGCGTTTTTCATCTTTCATATTCTTACGAACAGACTCGATGCCGTTATCGCGACCCGCAACAGAGGTATAGCCTTGGGAAATAAATCCAATCTCTCCGCCGCTTAAATATGTGAAGTAATGTAAATCGCCATCTTCAAACTTTACAAATCCGCGCTGGCGATCAGCCGCCGCTTTTTTATAAAATCCAATTGCTTTGTAATCATCATTTTGTTTTTCAGCCACAGTCAGCTCCCTCCAGAAAAAACATATGAATGCAAGATTCGAAGTGAATGTTACGTGAATTTAAGATTTAAGGCAAATTTGTTCACTTTAAACGCGTAATCGTGCAGAACGCTTTAGAGCAGAAGGCTCGCGCCCTGTTTTAATCACCGTCTCGTTTTTTCGCCCATTCTGCTAGGCGCGCGGCAATTTGGGCCTCGCGGCCCGCCCCTTTGGGGGCGTAAAATTGCTGGCGGTTCATGCCCTCGGGAAAATAATTTTGACCCGAAAAACTGCCCTCAACATCGTGGTCATATTTATAACCCGCGCCGTAGCCAATATCTTTCATAAGTTTGGTCGGCGCGTTGAGTATATGGGCGGGCGGCGCGAGTGATCCCGTCTGCGCGGCCACTTTCATGGCGGATTTAAACGCCGTATATACCGCGTTGGATTTTGGCGCGGTTGCCATATGCACCACCGCATGGGCCAACGCCAGTTCTCCTTCGGGGGATCCCAATGTGCGGTAAGTGACCATTGCTTCATTGGCGATCATCAGCGCCAGCGGATCAGCAAGGCCAATATCCTCGGACGCCATACGGATAAGGCGGCGTGCAATATAGAGCGGGTCTTCACCGCCCGACAACATCCGTGCAAACCAATACAGCGCAGCATCGGGATCAGAGCCACGAATAGACTTATGCAAAGCCGAAATTATATTGTAATGACTGTCCGCTTTTTTGTCATAGGCGGGCGCGCGTTTTTGCAAAACAGCGGCCACGGCTTTGGCGTCAAGTTTTTGATGCGGGTCGAGCGCGAAAATTTCTTCGGCCAAATTTAGACCATAACGACCGTCCCCATCGGCGTAATTAATTAACGCCTCTCTTCCCTCATCGGTCAGTGGCAAAGCACGGTCCATATGCGCTTCGGCGCGCTCAAGTAATTGGGTCATAGAAGGCCCGTCAATACGGTTTAACACCATAACTTGTGCGCGCGATAACAAGGCGGAGTTAAGCTCAAATGACGGGTTCTCTGTTGTGGCCCCGACAAGGGTTACAATGCCTTCTTCGACAAAGGGTAGAAAACCGTCTTGTTGGGCTTTGTTGAAACGGTGAATCTCGTCGACAAATAATAATGTGCCCTGCCCTGTGGCCCGCCTTGCTTTGGCGGCCTCAAAGGCTTTGCGTAAATCCGCCACGCCAGAGAACACAGCCGATAGCTGCACAAATTCCAAATCCGCATGATCGGCAAGAAGTCGCGCAATGGTCGTTTTACCAACACCGGGCGGTCCCCATAAAATAATAGAGGCCATACGCCCCGATGCCAACATCCGCCCCAGCGGCGCATTAGGGCCGATGATATGGTCTTGGCCAACAACGTCGCTAAGGCTTTGTGGCCGCAGCCTATCTGCCAGCGGACGCGGCGCGTCTCCGTCTAGTCCCGCGCTTTGAAATAAATCGCTCAAGACGTCGTCTAATTTGCGCGCGGAAGGTAACGCACGGGAACGTCGTAAATCTTGCCGCGACGGTCAATAGACAGGCTCCAATCTTCGCTATCTTCTGCTGCAATTAATAAACGTTCTAACTGCCTTGCAGAGGTGATATCGGTATCATTTAGCGTCAAAATAACATCGGTTGGCCGCAGACCATTGCTATAGGCAGCACTGCGGCGCGCCAGTGACAAGACCATGACGCCGCGCAGATAAGGATCAACATTAATTTCTTCACCAAGCGCAGGGGACATGTTCACAACCGTCGCCCCGTCAAGCGGATGATACCCATCAAGGAACCGTTCATCGCGTGCAGGAATTTCTTGGGGAATATCAGCTTTGATAGTCTTTGTCCGCTCCCGGCCGTCGCGCATAAAGACGACTTTGGCGGAGGACCCAAGCGGCAATGTCGCCAATCGAAAGCGAAGTCCGCTATCATCATTCACATCAGATCCGTCAATCGACAGAATAACGTCGCGACTTTTTAAGCCCGCTTTATCAGCGGGGCCGTCTGGATAAATTTCCGATATAATCGCGCCGCGCGCACGGTCCATGCCCAGCGTCGCCGCCAGCGCGCTATCCACAGCGCTTGTACGCGCGCCAAGCCACGGCCGCACAATACGACCTTCGGTCACGGCACTATCGACAGCGCGCGCCACAAGTTCGCCCGGTATCGCAAAGCCAATCCCGTTAGAGCCGCCAGAGCGCGAAAAAATAGCAGTGTTCACACCAATAAGGCGTCCATCCAAATTCACCAACGCGCCACCAGAATTACCGGGGTTCACCGCCGCGTCCGTTTGAATAAAGGACGATACATCGGTCACATTGGTGCGGCCCAGCGCGGATACAATCCCGCTGGTCACCGTTTGGCCAACACCAAAAGGGTTGCCAATCGCCAGAACAATGTCACCGATTTCCAAACTGTCATCTTCCGAGATTGACAGCGTTGGAAGGCGTTCGCCTTTCGTGTCGATTTGCAAGACGGCCAAATCAATTTCTTCATCTTGGGCGATGACTTTGGCGACAAATTCACGGCGGTCGTTTAGCACGACACGCAACTCATCCGCGCCTTTGACGACATGGGCATTGGTCACCACCACACCATTATCGCGCACTATAACGCCAGAACCGAGCGAGTTTTGCACCCGTTCCGTTGGCGCGCGGCGCATATCGCGCATCATATCAAAAAACGATAGCCGAGAGCGCGTGCGCACCGTGCGAGAGGTAAAAACATTAACCACGGCGGGGGCGGTGTCTTTGACCACAGGGGCGTATGACAGCTGCACCTGTAATTGGCTATCAGGCACAATCCGGTCAGCTTTAGGCATAGACAGCAAAGGCGGTTTCGCGACCGCAAAGCTTGAGGATAAAGCCAACGTTGTGGCGCTTAAGATGGAGAGGGCTAATCGTTTCATAGCCCTATATTTAGGGGTAAGTTATCAGAATACAAAGGCCGCATGACGGAATATGAGGGAATTGTAAGATATTAAGCGCCTGTGTGACGCTGCCACGCGGGCGCGGCACTGGGGACCCCGAACAGATAGCCTTGCAAATAGTCGACACCCAGGCGCTTTAAGAGGTCTGCATCTTCACGGGTTTCGACCATTTCGGCAACGGTC from Fretibacter rubidus encodes:
- a CDS encoding DUF1508 domain-containing protein — protein: MAEKQNDDYKAIGFYKKAAADRQRGFVKFEDGDLHYFTYLSGGEIGFISQGYTSVAGRDNGIESVRKNMKDEKRYRISKNGSQYRYGLFAGNGQEIAVGPNARTEKSAQEMADRVMGKAPTKPAKAKATKAKAAPKKTKTDGRIENYKPLAFYQQRSAKLQDGFGSFSDDDAHYFTYNKSGKIVLISESYTSKAARDNGIVSVKKNMPIKERYEHHRHKNGKYYFDLNAGNRQEIATSIWYGSSAAALAGAAALRGEVEAKPAKAKAAQSKVAKPKAANVEDNYHPLAFYEKHGNKVKDGFDTFEHNGAHYFTYNRAGKIVLISESYPTKAARETGRASTEKNMKLEKRYDYRSLKNGKHDYRIKAGNGKEVARSVWYGSAAAAATGAAYLLGKRKAAAKPKSKPKAAPIAAAAPVIAAAAKAAPTKDKRDKDDDYLACKEYHDRDVNDKANNVALFRHENGKFYFALYDDDGDVRLRSEGFISAKDRDQELSGVLRLKDDERYYKRITKGAHYLDVLYDETGREVGRSCLKKVAAAAVAAPIAAAAVAAAAPAVAAAPVAATTAATAAATGATGAGIWGWLKWVLLGLLALLALLLLSRCFAGGDNLAAPVDVPDPAVQMVSCWDGTEAANQAACPTKIDCWDGSVAASLSACPVQPEPEPAPEPDPMPEPIAVPEPVVAAPQATVSAPEPARMVAGAITRMCGPSDITLFNVPSFETPRPIRYLGSNPQFGNSHGLSPRQFYEKLNTAYNSGGVDRAFLNYMARALGYSGFRAMDASMFSEDSLAFGETGLLGFSQMHALQYSKLNTNDRDREAFRVQSANGQDVHFMKTCGNYMYVCQ
- a CDS encoding replication-associated recombination protein A, whose translation is MSDLFQSAGLDGDAPRPLADRLRPQSLSDVVGQDHIIGPNAPLGRMLASGRMASIILWGPPGVGKTTIARLLADHADLEFVQLSAVFSGVADLRKAFEAAKARRATGQGTLLFVDEIHRFNKAQQDGFLPFVEEGIVTLVGATTENPSFELNSALLSRAQVMVLNRIDGPSMTQLLERAEAHMDRALPLTDEGREALINYADGDGRYGLNLAEEIFALDPHQKLDAKAVAAVLQKRAPAYDKKADSHYNIISALHKSIRGSDPDAALYWFARMLSGGEDPLYIARRLIRMASEDIGLADPLALMIANEAMVTYRTLGSPEGELALAHAVVHMATAPKSNAVYTAFKSAMKVAAQTGSLAPPAHILNAPTKLMKDIGYGAGYKYDHDVEGSFSGQNYFPEGMNRQQFYAPKGAGREAQIAARLAEWAKKRDGD
- a CDS encoding Do family serine endopeptidase; this translates as MKRLALSILSATTLALSSSFAVAKPPLLSMPKADRIVPDSQLQVQLSYAPVVKDTAPAVVNVFTSRTVRTRSRLSFFDMMRDMRRAPTERVQNSLGSGVIVRDNGVVVTNAHVVKGADELRVVLNDRREFVAKVIAQDEEIDLAVLQIDTKGERLPTLSISEDDSLEIGDIVLAIGNPFGVGQTVTSGIVSALGRTNVTDVSSFIQTDAAVNPGNSGGALVNLDGRLIGVNTAIFSRSGGSNGIGFAIPGELVARAVDSAVTEGRIVRPWLGARTSAVDSALAATLGMDRARGAIISEIYPDGPADKAGLKSRDVILSIDGSDVNDDSGLRFRLATLPLGSSAKVVFMRDGRERTKTIKADIPQEIPARDERFLDGYHPLDGATVVNMSPALGEEINVDPYLRGVMVLSLARRSAAYSNGLRPTDVILTLNDTDITSARQLERLLIAAEDSEDWSLSIDRRGKIYDVPVRYLPRAN